Proteins from a single region of Apium graveolens cultivar Ventura chromosome 7, ASM990537v1, whole genome shotgun sequence:
- the LOC141671660 gene encoding F-box protein At3g07870-like: MMKGTSSITDLHEHIILEILCFLPAKSIIRCTCVCKDWANLIYQPYFPHEYFSRGKAPLHMVLESNHRIVLVQLDESLYTATYPFNFSIPSNSVFDLNIRLRHPRVPSSFIAVCACNYTCWIVALDLYPYVMYHRDKKYKKWPQYHLYNPVTGQHIVVPKPNKCYVVWRNCALIFVRKTNQLKLLEIYDDQRGRAGANMQTIGTKTWRKIEKVPYQDYGRVHPVLLNGQYHWLDCKEILINSLDAEEEVFRVIHTPPSFKNCEVSNLGVLDGCLCLAKLENRESEIWVMNVYGIQDSWTKLFVVSVPSLGPFTRLKNGEFLMLGQSYVYGIEYASAMVCYNPRARHSRYITSDTPDEALKRLRMFS; this comes from the coding sequence ATGATGAAAGGTACCAGCAGCATCACTGATCTGCACGAACATATCATTCTCGAAATTTTATGCTTTCTTCCGGCAAAATCTATTATCAGATGCACTTGCGTGTGCAAAGATTGGGCGAATTTGATTTACCAACCATATTTCCCACATGAATACTTTTCACGAGGAAAAGCTCCTCTGCATATGGTGCTCGAAAGTAACCACAGGATAGTTCTAGTTCAACTTGATGAATCATTGTACACTGCCACTTATCCTTTCAATTTTTCGATACCTTCGAATTCAGTGTTTGATTTAAACATAAGACTAAGGCATCCTCGTGTTCCATCTTCATTCATAGCTGTTTGTGCATGTAATTATACATGTTGGATCGTGGCTCTTGATTTATATCCATATGTTATGTATCATCGCGATAAGAAATATAAAAAATGGCCACAATACCATCTGTACAATCCTGTAACAGGTCAACATATTGTCGTACCAAAACCTAATAAGTGTTATGTAGTGTGGCGTAACTGTGCTTTGATTTTTGTTCGGAAAACCAATCAATTGAAGTTGTTGGAAATTTATGATGATCAACGAGGACGAGCCGGAGCAAATATGCAGACAATTGGGACAAAAACGTGGAGAAAAATTGAAAAAGTTCCTTATCAAGATTACGGGCGTGTGCATCCGGTCTTGCTAAATGGACAGTATCATTGGCTCGACTGCAAGGAGATTCTCATAAATTCTCTTGACGCGGAAGAAGAGGTCTTTCGGGTGATTCACACACCACCATCTTTCAAGAACTGTGAGGTGTCGAATCTTGGAGTATTAGATGGCTGTCTTTGCCTCGCTAAGCTGGAGAACCGAGAGAGCGAGATATGGGTGATGAATGTATATGGCATTCAAGATTCATGGACTAAACTTTTTGTTGTTTCTGTCCCATCTTTAGGGCCCTTTACACGCCTTAAAAACGGAGAATTTCTGATGCTGGGCCAATCGTATGTGTATGGGATTGAATATGCATCCGCTATGGTATGTTATAATCCACGTGCAAGACATTCCAGATATATCACTAGTGACACACCTGACGAAGCATTGAAAAGATTACGAATGTTCAGTTAG